From the genome of Chroicocephalus ridibundus chromosome 1, bChrRid1.1, whole genome shotgun sequence, one region includes:
- the DYRK2 gene encoding dual specificity tyrosine-phosphorylation-regulated kinase 2 isoform X1, with protein sequence MLTRKPSASAAAGAAYPAGRAGDSGRPLQSSPGTGAGVSRAGAGTGPPSPLALPPLRASNASHTVGGSKHTMNEHLHVGSHGQIQVQQLFEDNSNKRTVLTTQPNGLTTLGKSGLPVVQDRQAESAHRRQGSSSSLKSADGTGKVKASVMTPEQAMKQYMQKLTAFEHHEIFSYPEIYFLGPNAKKRQGVIGGSNNCGYDDDQGSYIQVPHDHIAYRYEVLKVIGKGSFGQVVKAYDHKMHQHVALKMVRNEKRFHRQAAEEIKILEHLRKQDKDNNMNVIHMLENFTFRSHICMTFELLSMNLYELIKKNKFQGFSLPLVRKFAHSILQCLDALHKNRIIHCDLKPENILLKQQGRSGIKVIDFGSSCYEHQRVYTYIQSRFYRAPEVILGARYGMPIDMWSLGCILAELLTGYPLLPGEDEGDQLACMIELLGMPSPKLLDSSKRAKNFVSSKGYPRYCNITTLSDGSVILNGGRSRRGKLRGPPESREWGNALKGCDDPLFLDFLKQCLEWDPASRMTPSQALRHPWLRRRLPKPPTGEKASAKRITESTGAITSISKLPPTSSSASKLRTNLAQMTDANGNIQQRTVLPKLVS encoded by the exons ATGTTAACCAGAAAACCCTCAGCTAGCGCCGCCGCTGGTGCTGCCTACCCAGCCG gcagggcaggggacagcggCCGCCCGCTGCAGTCTTCCCCGGGCACCGGAGCCGGGGTCTCCCGGGCAGGAGCTGGGACCGGCCCGCCGTCACCCCTCGCATTGCCGCCGCTCAGGGCCAGCAACGCCTCCCACACG GTTGGAGGCAGTAAGCACACAATGAATGAGCACCTCCATGTTGGTAGCCATGGACAAATCCAGGTTCAGCAGCTGTTTGAAGATAATAGTAACAAGAGGACGGTTCTGACGACACAGCCAAATGGACTTACAACGCTAGGCAAATCTGGATTGCCAGTGGTTCAGGACAGACAGGCAGAGAGTGCTCACAGACGACAAGGGAGCTCCAGCTCTTTAAAATCTGCAGATGGAACAGGGAAGGTGAAAGCCTCTGTTATGACACCTGAGCAGGCAATGAAGCAATACATGCAAAAGTTAACAGCTTTTGAGCATCATGAGATTTTTAGCTACCCTGAAATATACTTCTTGGGTCCAAATGCAAAGAAGCGGCAAGGTGTGATCGGTGGTTCAAACAATTGCGGATATGATGATGACCAAGGGTCTTATATACAAGTACCCCATGATCATATTGCATACAGGTATGAAGTCCTGAAAGTTATAGGGAAAGGAAGCTTTGGGCAGGTGGTGAAGGCCTATGATCACAAGATGCATCAGCATGTGGCACTAAAAATGGTGAGAAACGAAAAACGTTTCCACCGCCAAGCTGCGGAAGAAATTAAGATCCTGGAGCATCTCCGGAAGCAAGATAAGGATAACAACATGAATGTTATTCACATGTTGGAAAACTTCACATTCCGCAGCCATATCTGCATGACATTTGAATTGCTGAGCATGAACCTGTATGAATTAATAAAGAAGAACAAGTTTCAGGGCTTTAGCCTGCCTTTGGTCCGCAAGTTTGCCCACTCAATTTTACAGTGCTTGGATGCTTTGCACAAAAACAGAATCATTCACTGTGACCTTAAACCTGAGAACATCCTGTTGAAGCAACAGGGTAGAAGTGGTATTAAAGTGATTGATTTTGGCTCAAGTTGTTATGAGCATCAGCGTGTCTACACTTACATTCAGTCACGTTTTTACCGTGCACCTGAAGTCATCCTTGGTGCTCGTTATGGGATGCCCATAGATATGTGGAGCTTGGGCTGTATTCTAGCAGAGCTTCTCACTGGTTATCCACTTTTACCTGGAGAAGATGAAGGAGACCAGCTGGCTTGTATGATTGAGCTATTGGGCATGCCTTCTCCAAAACTCTTAGATTCATCCAAGCGAGCCAAAAACTTCGTGAGCTCTAAGGGTTATCCCCGCTATTGCAACATCACAACCTTGTCTGATGGCTCTGTAATACTTAACGGTGGACGCTCTCGGAGGGGAAAACTACGTGGCCCGCCAGAGAGCAGAGAATGGGGAAATGCATTAAAGGGATGTGATGATCCCCTGTTCCTTGACTTCTTAAAACAGTGTTTAGAATGGGATCCTGCTAGCCGTATGACACCCAGCCAGGCTTTGCGGCATCCCTGGCTAAGGAGACGGTTGCCAAAGCCTCCGACTGGGGAAAAGGCCTCGGCGAAGAGAATTACAGAGAGCACTGGTGCTATAACGTCGATTTCCAAGTTACCTCCGACTTCAAGCTCAGCTTCAAAACTGAGGACTAATTTGGCACAGATGACAGATGCCAATGGGAATATTCAGCAAAGAACAGTGTTGCCAAAACTCGTTAGCTGA
- the DYRK2 gene encoding dual specificity tyrosine-phosphorylation-regulated kinase 2 isoform X2: MNEHLHVGSHGQIQVQQLFEDNSNKRTVLTTQPNGLTTLGKSGLPVVQDRQAESAHRRQGSSSSLKSADGTGKVKASVMTPEQAMKQYMQKLTAFEHHEIFSYPEIYFLGPNAKKRQGVIGGSNNCGYDDDQGSYIQVPHDHIAYRYEVLKVIGKGSFGQVVKAYDHKMHQHVALKMVRNEKRFHRQAAEEIKILEHLRKQDKDNNMNVIHMLENFTFRSHICMTFELLSMNLYELIKKNKFQGFSLPLVRKFAHSILQCLDALHKNRIIHCDLKPENILLKQQGRSGIKVIDFGSSCYEHQRVYTYIQSRFYRAPEVILGARYGMPIDMWSLGCILAELLTGYPLLPGEDEGDQLACMIELLGMPSPKLLDSSKRAKNFVSSKGYPRYCNITTLSDGSVILNGGRSRRGKLRGPPESREWGNALKGCDDPLFLDFLKQCLEWDPASRMTPSQALRHPWLRRRLPKPPTGEKASAKRITESTGAITSISKLPPTSSSASKLRTNLAQMTDANGNIQQRTVLPKLVS; encoded by the coding sequence ATGAATGAGCACCTCCATGTTGGTAGCCATGGACAAATCCAGGTTCAGCAGCTGTTTGAAGATAATAGTAACAAGAGGACGGTTCTGACGACACAGCCAAATGGACTTACAACGCTAGGCAAATCTGGATTGCCAGTGGTTCAGGACAGACAGGCAGAGAGTGCTCACAGACGACAAGGGAGCTCCAGCTCTTTAAAATCTGCAGATGGAACAGGGAAGGTGAAAGCCTCTGTTATGACACCTGAGCAGGCAATGAAGCAATACATGCAAAAGTTAACAGCTTTTGAGCATCATGAGATTTTTAGCTACCCTGAAATATACTTCTTGGGTCCAAATGCAAAGAAGCGGCAAGGTGTGATCGGTGGTTCAAACAATTGCGGATATGATGATGACCAAGGGTCTTATATACAAGTACCCCATGATCATATTGCATACAGGTATGAAGTCCTGAAAGTTATAGGGAAAGGAAGCTTTGGGCAGGTGGTGAAGGCCTATGATCACAAGATGCATCAGCATGTGGCACTAAAAATGGTGAGAAACGAAAAACGTTTCCACCGCCAAGCTGCGGAAGAAATTAAGATCCTGGAGCATCTCCGGAAGCAAGATAAGGATAACAACATGAATGTTATTCACATGTTGGAAAACTTCACATTCCGCAGCCATATCTGCATGACATTTGAATTGCTGAGCATGAACCTGTATGAATTAATAAAGAAGAACAAGTTTCAGGGCTTTAGCCTGCCTTTGGTCCGCAAGTTTGCCCACTCAATTTTACAGTGCTTGGATGCTTTGCACAAAAACAGAATCATTCACTGTGACCTTAAACCTGAGAACATCCTGTTGAAGCAACAGGGTAGAAGTGGTATTAAAGTGATTGATTTTGGCTCAAGTTGTTATGAGCATCAGCGTGTCTACACTTACATTCAGTCACGTTTTTACCGTGCACCTGAAGTCATCCTTGGTGCTCGTTATGGGATGCCCATAGATATGTGGAGCTTGGGCTGTATTCTAGCAGAGCTTCTCACTGGTTATCCACTTTTACCTGGAGAAGATGAAGGAGACCAGCTGGCTTGTATGATTGAGCTATTGGGCATGCCTTCTCCAAAACTCTTAGATTCATCCAAGCGAGCCAAAAACTTCGTGAGCTCTAAGGGTTATCCCCGCTATTGCAACATCACAACCTTGTCTGATGGCTCTGTAATACTTAACGGTGGACGCTCTCGGAGGGGAAAACTACGTGGCCCGCCAGAGAGCAGAGAATGGGGAAATGCATTAAAGGGATGTGATGATCCCCTGTTCCTTGACTTCTTAAAACAGTGTTTAGAATGGGATCCTGCTAGCCGTATGACACCCAGCCAGGCTTTGCGGCATCCCTGGCTAAGGAGACGGTTGCCAAAGCCTCCGACTGGGGAAAAGGCCTCGGCGAAGAGAATTACAGAGAGCACTGGTGCTATAACGTCGATTTCCAAGTTACCTCCGACTTCAAGCTCAGCTTCAAAACTGAGGACTAATTTGGCACAGATGACAGATGCCAATGGGAATATTCAGCAAAGAACAGTGTTGCCAAAACTCGTTAGCTGA